The region GACGAGTACGCCATGCCGACGGCAAGCCGGATGCCGGTGAAGGTCTCCGGCAGCGCGGACGGCACGACGACGTCGCGGATCACGTCGCGGCGGGACGCGCCCAACGCCCTGGCGGCCTCCTGCAGCCCGACCGGGGCCGCGACCACCGCGGCGGTGGTGGCGACCGCGGCGGGCGGAAGCGCGGCCAGCGCCAGCAGGGTGATCTTCGGGGCCTCGTCGATGCCGAGCCAGATCACCAGGAGAAAGAAGTAGGCCAGCGGCGGCAGCGCCCGCAGGAACGTCAGCCACGGTTCGAGCACGCTGCGCACCCAACTGACCGAGCCCATCACCAGGCCGAGCAGAACACCGAGCACGACACCGATGACCACGCCTGCGAAGACGCGGCGCAACGTCATGTAGAGGTGCTCGCACAACAGGTAGCCGGCGTAGCCGCGGACCCCGTCATGGGTGGTGGAGACGTCGAGGAAGGCGCGCCACACCGCACTGGGATAGGGCACGAACGTCTGGTTCCAGATGCCGCTGACGGCGACGGCCTGCCAGACGACGAAAAACACGATCACCGACAGCAGCGGCAAAGCGGCGCGGGTCAGCCGACCACGCCACTTGCCGGACGGCACGACCGCCGCCGGCGAGTCTACGAGCGACTCGTCGGGAGCGATATCCACGAATACCGACACCCGGACACAATTGCCGCTGGCTGCGTTGCTGGGAATGGCTGCGCTCAGCACGAGTTTTATTGCCCGCGGCGTCAGACGCCACAGGACACGTGGCGTAGTTCTGTCAACTCTTAGACTGACGTATTCCACTCGTCCCATGACGAGCTGTGTCGAGGGGGCATCGTCGCACCTCGACCGGACCGTGACAGCACTAGATCGGATCGAAATCGATGATCATCGGGATCCCGCGAGAGTCGCTGCCTGGGGAAACCCGGGTGGCCGCGACGCCCCAGACGGTGGGCCAACTCATCAAGCTCGGCTATGAGGTAGTCGTCGAGTCCGGCGCTGGCGCCGCCTCGAGCTTCTCCGATGCGGCGTTCAACGAGGCGGGCGCGGAGATCGGCGACGCCTGGACCGCCGACGTGGTGCTCAAGGTCAACGCGCCGGACAAAGCCGAGATCGCGGCTTTGCGCGAAGGCGCCACGTTGATCAGCCTGATCTCGCCTGCGCTGAAGCCTGAGCTCGTCGAGCAGCTGGCCACCCGCCCGATCACGGTGCTGGCCATGGACGCCGTTCCGCGGATCTCCCGGGCCCAGTCGATGGACGTGCTGTCGTCGATGGCGAACATCGCCGGCTATCGCGCCGTCATCGAGGCCGCAGGAAAGTTCGGCCGGTTCTTCACGGGGCAGGTGACCGCGGCGGGCAAGGTGCCGCCTGCCAAGGTGCTCGTCGTCGGCGCAGGCGTCGCCGGCCTCGCGGCCATCGGCGCCGCGGGCAGCCTCGGCGCCATCGTGCGCGCCACCGACCCCAGGCCCGAGGTCGCCGATCAGGTCGCCTCGCTGGGCGGTGAGTACCTGGCGGTGGATCCGGCCGCGGCTGAAGTGTCGGCCACCGGCTACGCCAAGGAGATGGGCGACGACTACAAGGCCCGCGAGGCGCAGCTGTACGCCGAGCAGTCCAAGGACGTCGACATCATCATCACCACCGCGCTGATCCCCGGTAAGCCCGCGCCGCGCATCATCACCGCAGACATGGTGGCTTCGATGAAGCCCGGCAGCGTCATCGTCGACATGGCCGCGGCCAACGGCGGCAACGTCGAGGGCACCGTGAAGGACCAGGCGATCGTCACCGACAACGGCGTGACGATCATCGGCTACACCGATCTGGCGGGCCGGCTGCCCGCGCAGGCGTCCCAGCTGTACGGCACCAACCTGGTCAACCTGCTCAAGCTGCTCACACCGGAGAAGGACGGCAAGCTGATCCTCGACTTCGAGGACGTCGTGCAGCGCTCGGTGACGGTGGTCCGCGACGGCGAGATCACCTGGCCGCCGCCGCCGGTGCAGGTGTCCGCGGCGCCTGCCGCCGCCGCGGCGGCCCCGGTCGAGACCAAGCCGGCCAAGCAGCCGATGACGATCGCGCGCCGGTTGGGGTTGACCTTCGCCGCCGCAGCCGTGCTCTTCGCGCTGATCGCGCTGTCACCGGCAGCGTTGCAGGTGCACCTGACGGTGTTCGCGTTGGCCATCGTGATCGGCTACTACGTGATCGGCAATGTGCACCACGCGCTGCACACCCCGCTGATGTCGGTGACCAACGCGATCTCCGGGATCATCGTCGTCGGCGCCCTGTTGCAGATCGGCCACGGTGCTGCCGTCGTCACCGTGCTGGCCACCCTGGCGACCCTGCTCGCCAGCATCAACGTCTTCGGCGGTTTCGCGGTCACCCGCCGCATGCTGGCCATGTTCTCGAGGAGCTGAGATGTTTACCCTGGAAACCACCGCGACCGCGGCGTACGTCGTCGCGGCGTTGCTGTTCATCCTCGCGCTGGCCGGCCTGTCCAAGCATGAAACATCAAGGGCGGGTAACACTTTCGGCATTGTCGGGATGGCTGTCGCGTTGATCGCGACGATCGCGCTCGCGTTCGCCCGTCACATCGAACCGCTGGGCGTGGCGCTGTTGTTCGGCGCCATGGCCATCGGCGCGGCGATCGGCCTGTGGCGCGCGAAGGTCGTCGAGATGACCGGTATGCCCGAGTTGATCGCGCTGCTGCACTCGTTCGTCGGCCTCGCCGCCGTGCTGGTCGGCTGGAACGGCTACCTGGACGTGGAACATGACCTGGTCAGCGCCGAGGCCGTGACGCTGCAGCACGAGGGCTTGCTTGGCATCCACTCGGCCGAGGTGGTGATCGGCATCTTCATCGGCGCCGTGACGTTCACCGGTTCGATCGTGGCCAACCTCAAGCTGTCGGCGCGCATCAAGTCGGCGCCGATGATGCTGCCGGGCAAGAACTTCCTCAACGTCGGCGCGCTCGTCGTCTTCGCCGCGCTGACCGTGTGGTTCGTGATCGACCCGCAGCTGTGGCTGCTGGTGGTGGTCACCGTGCTGGCGCTGCTGCTGGGCTGGCACCTGGTCGCCTCGATCGGTGGCGGCGACATGCCGGTGGTGGTGTCGATGCTGAACAGCTATTCCGGCTGGGCCGCAGCGGCTTCGGGCTTCCTGCTGTCCAACGATCTGCTGATCGTCACCGGCGCGCTGGTCGGGTCCTCGGGTGCCTACCTGTCCTACATCATGTGCAAGGCGATGAACCGGTCGTTCATCTCCGTGATCGCAGGCGGTTTCGGCATCGAGGCGGGCCCCGCCGACGACAAGGACTACGGCGAGCACCGCGAGATCACCGCCGAGGGCGCCGCCGAACTGCTCGAGTCGGCCAGTTCGGTGATCATCACGCCGGGCTACGGCATGGCCGTCGCCCAGGCCCAGTACGGCGTCGCCGACCTGACCCGCAGGCTGCGCGACCGCGGCGTCAACGTCCGGTTCGGCATCCACCCCGTCGCGGGCCGGCTGCCCGGCCACATGAACGTGCTGCTGGCCGAGGCCAAGGTGCCCTACGACATCGTCCTGGAGATGGACGAGATCAACGACGACTTCGACGACACCGACGTCGTGCTCGTCATCGGCGCCAACGACACCGTCAACCCGGCCGCCTCCGAGGACCCGGGCAGCCCGATCGCAGGCATGCCGGTGCTGACGGTGTGGAACGCCAACAACGTGATCGTGTTCAAGCGGTCCATGGCGTCGGGGTACGCGGGCGTACAGAACCCGCTGTTCTTCCGGCAGAACACCCAGATGCTGTTCGGTGACGCCAAGGACCGGGTCGACGCGATCAACGCGGCGCTCTCGGTCACCGAGAAGGTCTAGCCCTCCGATGCCCGTCGACCGGTTGTTGCCTTCACAGGACGCCGAGGACCTGATCGCGCTGACGCGGGAGATCTGCGACAAGGTGCTCGACCCGATCGTCGACGCACACGAGAAGGCCGAGACCTACCCGGACGGCGTGTTCGCCCAACTGGGCGCCGCGGGGCTGCTGAGCCTCCCGCAACCGGAGGAGTGGGGCGGCGGCGGTCAGCCGTACGAGGTCTATCTGCAGGTGCTCGAGGAGATCGCGGCGCGGTGGGCGGCCGTCGCGGTCGCCGTCAGCGTGCACAGCTTGTCGTCGCATCCGTTGCTGGCCTTCGGCACCGAGGAGCAGAAGCGCCGCTGGCTGCCGGACATGCTCAGCGGTGCGCAGATCGGCGCGTACAGCCTGTCCGAACCGCAGGCCGGTTCGGATGCCGCGGCGCTGCAGTGCAAGGCGGTGTTTTCGGACGGCCGCTACGTGCTCAACGGCGCCAAGTCGTGGATCACCCACGGCGGGCGGGCGGACTTCTACACGTTGTTCGCGCGCACCGGTGAAGGCTCCCGCGGGGTGTTGTGCTTCCTCGTGCCGGGTGATCTCGCGGGCCTGAGTTTCGGCAAGCCCGAAGAGAAGATGGGCCTGCACGCGGTGCCGACGACGTCGGCGTTCTACGACAACGCGGTTGTCGAGGCGGACCGGTTGATCGGCGCCGAGGGTCAGGGCCTGCAGATCGCTTTCTCGGCGTTGGACTCCGGACGGTTGGGCATCGCCGCGGTCGCCGTCGGGCTGGCGCAGGCCGCGCTGGACGAGGCCGTCAAGTACGCCAACGAGCGAATGACGTTCGGGCGCAAGATCATCGACCATCAAGGGCTTGGCTTCCTGCTGGCCGATATGGCCGCCGCGGTCGCCAGCGCACGGGCCGCCTATCTGGATGCGGCGCGCCGACGCGATCTGGGTCGGCCGTATTCACAACAGGCCAGCGTCGCGAAGTTGGTGGCCACCGATGCCGCGATGAAGGTCACCACCGACGCGGTGCAGGTGCTGGGCGGGGTCGGTTACACGCGCGACTTCCGCGTCGAGCGGTACATGCGCGAGGCCAAGATCACCCAGATCTTCGAGGGCACCAACCAGATTCAGCGGCTGGTGATCGCGCGCGGGCTGACTTCCTAACTCCCGCGAGCCCCGCGAGCAGACGCAGAAACGTGTTGACACGCCGCGGTGGACACGTTTCTATGTCTGCTCGCCGGGAGAGGGTTCCCGTGGGGAGGTGATCGTCACCGCGGTGCCGTGGCCGACCCGCGAGTCGATGTCCATCGCACCGCCCATGGCGTCGAACCGGGCCAGCAGCGAGCCAAGGCCGATGTGGCCGTCGGCGACGTACTGCGCGACGATCGCGGGATCGAAGCCGGCGCCGTCGTCGTCGATCGTCATCACGATGCGATCGCCCTTGCGGGCCAGACTGACACGCACCGTGGTCGCCTTCGCATGCTTGCTGATGTTGGTCAGCAGTTCGCGGGCGGCCCGATACAGCAGGGCCTGCGATTCGGGTTTGCCCACATCCTCCAGGTCGGCCTCGACGACGAGGTCGGTGCGGGACTCCAACTGCCGCAACAGCTCCCGCACCGCGGCGGTGAGGCCCAGCTGTGCCAGCACCTGCGGGTGCAGCTGGGTGACGGTCGACCGCAGCCCGGTCGCGGTCTCCTGCAGCGCGGCGTAGACCATGTCGAGCGCAGGATCGGGGTTTCGTTCGCGCGCCTCATCCAGTTCGAGGCGCGCCGCCAGCAGCGTCTGCAGCGGGCCGTCGTGCAGGTGCTCGGCGACCTCGCGGTTGTGCCGCTCGTCGGATTGCATTGCCTCCGAGACGAGTTGGCGCCGCATCTCCTGCAGCGCCTTCACCCGCGCCGACCGGCGGGCGAGCACGTAACACAGCGCGGTCACCGCCACGGCCAACCACAACAGAAAGCCGAAGTGCGTGTACACCATGTTCGGCAGTCCGACCTTGTCGTCGCGTTTGGAGTAGAAGATCCACACCGCGAGATAACCTGCCGCGGTGACGGTTCCGATGATCGCCGTCATCTGTGGCCGGTCCTGAAGCGCCACCGAGATCGGCAGCAGGAAGAAGACGGGCAGCAGCGCCGCGGTCGCACCGCCGGACACCAGGCACAGCGTCAGGATCACCACCAAGTCGACGGCGGTGGACGCCCAATCCCCCCATCGGGGCACCGGACCTTTCATCACCGCCACCAACCACAGCGCCGCGGCCACCCCGTACACACCGAGAATCACCGCGTACAGCGCCGGCAGCCAGTGGTCGACCTCCCAGATCCACACCAGGACGGCGATCAGCCCGATCAGCGGCAGCCGCAGCACCGCCGAGACGCGTACCGGTTCGGCGGCGAGGTACTCGATGAACGGTTGGACGGAGCGCGCCACGCTACTCCAGCAGCTTGCGGCGCATCGCCTCCGCGACGGCGGCGGCCCGGTCGCTGACACCGAGCTTCTCGTACAGCCGCTGCACGTGGGTCTTCACCGTCGACGGGGCCAGGAACAGCTCCTTGGCCATCGCGGGAATGCTGCTGCCCGCGGCGATCAGTTTGAGCACCTCACGCTCACGCGGGCTCAGCACCGGGCCCTCCGGTTCGGCGCGCTTGCGGATCTCGC is a window of Mycobacterium sp. 3519A DNA encoding:
- a CDS encoding ABC transporter permease — translated: MSVFVDIAPDESLVDSPAAVVPSGKWRGRLTRAALPLLSVIVFFVVWQAVAVSGIWNQTFVPYPSAVWRAFLDVSTTHDGVRGYAGYLLCEHLYMTLRRVFAGVVIGVVLGVLLGLVMGSVSWVRSVLEPWLTFLRALPPLAYFFLLVIWLGIDEAPKITLLALAALPPAAVATTAAVVAAPVGLQEAARALGASRRDVIRDVVVPSALPETFTGIRLAVGMAYSSVVAAELFNGLPGIGGLVKDASNYNNTPVVLVGIFAIGISGLVIDGLLRAVERRSVPWIGKV
- a CDS encoding Re/Si-specific NAD(P)(+) transhydrogenase subunit alpha, with translation MIIGIPRESLPGETRVAATPQTVGQLIKLGYEVVVESGAGAASSFSDAAFNEAGAEIGDAWTADVVLKVNAPDKAEIAALREGATLISLISPALKPELVEQLATRPITVLAMDAVPRISRAQSMDVLSSMANIAGYRAVIEAAGKFGRFFTGQVTAAGKVPPAKVLVVGAGVAGLAAIGAAGSLGAIVRATDPRPEVADQVASLGGEYLAVDPAAAEVSATGYAKEMGDDYKAREAQLYAEQSKDVDIIITTALIPGKPAPRIITADMVASMKPGSVIVDMAAANGGNVEGTVKDQAIVTDNGVTIIGYTDLAGRLPAQASQLYGTNLVNLLKLLTPEKDGKLILDFEDVVQRSVTVVRDGEITWPPPPVQVSAAPAAAAAAPVETKPAKQPMTIARRLGLTFAAAAVLFALIALSPAALQVHLTVFALAIVIGYYVIGNVHHALHTPLMSVTNAISGIIVVGALLQIGHGAAVVTVLATLATLLASINVFGGFAVTRRMLAMFSRS
- the pntB gene encoding Re/Si-specific NAD(P)(+) transhydrogenase subunit beta encodes the protein MFTLETTATAAYVVAALLFILALAGLSKHETSRAGNTFGIVGMAVALIATIALAFARHIEPLGVALLFGAMAIGAAIGLWRAKVVEMTGMPELIALLHSFVGLAAVLVGWNGYLDVEHDLVSAEAVTLQHEGLLGIHSAEVVIGIFIGAVTFTGSIVANLKLSARIKSAPMMLPGKNFLNVGALVVFAALTVWFVIDPQLWLLVVVTVLALLLGWHLVASIGGGDMPVVVSMLNSYSGWAAAASGFLLSNDLLIVTGALVGSSGAYLSYIMCKAMNRSFISVIAGGFGIEAGPADDKDYGEHREITAEGAAELLESASSVIITPGYGMAVAQAQYGVADLTRRLRDRGVNVRFGIHPVAGRLPGHMNVLLAEAKVPYDIVLEMDEINDDFDDTDVVLVIGANDTVNPAASEDPGSPIAGMPVLTVWNANNVIVFKRSMASGYAGVQNPLFFRQNTQMLFGDAKDRVDAINAALSVTEKV
- a CDS encoding acyl-CoA dehydrogenase family protein, which encodes MPVDRLLPSQDAEDLIALTREICDKVLDPIVDAHEKAETYPDGVFAQLGAAGLLSLPQPEEWGGGGQPYEVYLQVLEEIAARWAAVAVAVSVHSLSSHPLLAFGTEEQKRRWLPDMLSGAQIGAYSLSEPQAGSDAAALQCKAVFSDGRYVLNGAKSWITHGGRADFYTLFARTGEGSRGVLCFLVPGDLAGLSFGKPEEKMGLHAVPTTSAFYDNAVVEADRLIGAEGQGLQIAFSALDSGRLGIAAVAVGLAQAALDEAVKYANERMTFGRKIIDHQGLGFLLADMAAAVASARAAYLDAARRRDLGRPYSQQASVAKLVATDAAMKVTTDAVQVLGGVGYTRDFRVERYMREAKITQIFEGTNQIQRLVIARGLTS
- a CDS encoding sensor histidine kinase, which produces MARSVQPFIEYLAAEPVRVSAVLRLPLIGLIAVLVWIWEVDHWLPALYAVILGVYGVAAALWLVAVMKGPVPRWGDWASTAVDLVVILTLCLVSGGATAALLPVFFLLPISVALQDRPQMTAIIGTVTAAGYLAVWIFYSKRDDKVGLPNMVYTHFGFLLWLAVAVTALCYVLARRSARVKALQEMRRQLVSEAMQSDERHNREVAEHLHDGPLQTLLAARLELDEARERNPDPALDMVYAALQETATGLRSTVTQLHPQVLAQLGLTAAVRELLRQLESRTDLVVEADLEDVGKPESQALLYRAARELLTNISKHAKATTVRVSLARKGDRIVMTIDDDGAGFDPAIVAQYVADGHIGLGSLLARFDAMGGAMDIDSRVGHGTAVTITSPREPSPGEQT